Sequence from the Cucumis sativus cultivar 9930 chromosome 1, Cucumber_9930_V3, whole genome shotgun sequence genome:
AATCGCAAACGACGGTGTTTGGAATTGTCAAAAGGATCAATATACGTCGTGGAGCCTCGAAGAGCCAAATTAGCTTGAAGTTTAATCACGCCAGGGGAGACGGTTTTACGGGCATTGAGGGTGTAAAGAAACACATATCGAGGAGAAACAGGGGCGGCCGAACCTGGGGTTTGACCGATGATCTTGTCGCCACCAGAGAAGTAACTGTTCCTGAACTGGAGCCTCTGCCTGGGAACGGCAAAGGAAGATGGGTCAACGTCTAAAGGTGATTTGGGAACGATTTGATTGCAATGCTGATCGTAAAGGGCTTCAGTGTCGGAGTTCCAATATTGGACCATGGAAGTGGTTGGAGGGATGTTAAGGAGgaagaaggtgaagaagaagggaaggGAAATCCATAGGAATTGGGAAGTGAAGAAACGAGAGAACATGATGATGAGAAACTGCAATGGGGTTATGGCGGAAAGAGTTATTCCATTAATACCGATCGGTCAAACTCCATAAAAAGCTGCAGAATCGGATCGCTTGGCCGAGACCCTGCCGGCTGACATTACCTAAGCACAGCCAGAACCTAAGTGccaattttttttcgttttaattttttctaacatCATAACTATTTAATCACTCAAATTTGATCGCTAATAATTTAGACacatattttctttacatttctttattatgaaattaaaaattcatgtGGTTCAATATTAACATATTGTTAACTGCAATGGagacattaattttattactttccagaaatataatatatcatgTAGATATGTAGATATATAGATTTATAGATCTATAGACGGTTTGGTGGGTGGTAATGGAATGAATTGTATTGTAATGTAATACAAAACCTATATTTGAATTCGATGTTTGGGatcttatttataatataaaattcattttgtttcaatagttttcaatttaatcgtattttttattattttcaagttttacgATCTcattttcgattttttttttcaatctcattttcactttgttttttattacttaTGCTTTTTAACACTTGTCTTATTTCAGTAATCTGATTATATTCTAGTTCTTAAAGATGCTAATAGAATTAGAGAGTTTATACACAACGCACCACATGGTTAGTCATTCAGATCATCATataataagtttaaaaaaagataacacATCGATGTAATGTTTGTCACAGACACTCTGATGCTTAAGTTAATATTTTACGCAATGTGAGAGAAACTAGTTTTTAGGAAGGAGTTGAGCTTGGATGTCATGctctatttaaaataatggtttccctttctcttccaCATTTGGAATTTACTTTTcctatttgaaaaaaaaaaaatgtacactCAAGGTTGGATTTGAACCACTAAGAATGTTCCATATCATATAGGTCAATTTAGATCAACCACCTCAATGAGATTACTAGGCTCGACCAACTCAATAGAGGAGGGCTAGGGTGCTGTAAATGGCCAATTTCCCTCAGCTCGGGTTCATCACCCAAGGCAGGTTGGTTGGCCTCGACCTCACCAAATTGCTTATGTCTTTCCATTGTTGGATACGTTCTTTGAAATtagacatatttttttcgttttacttttatctttattttttttacggATTCATAATTGCACATAGTTGAATGTAGAAATATGAGTGCATGTGAGTTTTGCTCTTCATATATtctatttgatttgaaatgaaCTAACGATGGACTCagtcaaaattatattaaatttgtccaCATCcctaacaattttctttaaccaATAAACGAAAGTGGaaagtttgttttgttgtttgtcATTACTCATTATCGTTAATTTGCATATAAAGTATCAATATCACTACTTAATGAAgaaatgcatttttctttttttggttcaaaaaatgaaaagaagaaaaagaaaggaatattctcttttcaatttatgataatttacaaatatgttCAATTCTATCCTTGATAGAGGTTggtacaagtttttcttctatttatttttctataaaagctcaattatgaaatttcaaaGCTGAATTTTTCCTTTGAAAGAAGCCTAAGAAATCACATACAATGCAAATGATATTCTGAAGTAAAACATGTACATGTCAAGTAGTATTTGCGCCCTTAAGTAGATTTCTGAAGgagtttctttttataaccaaaatttctCTTATGAGGAATAAGCAAATAatgcttgtttttttctttttataaatgggaaaatggaaataaataaaattttgagagagaaaatacaTGGGTTTCATCCACAACAAAGGTTTTGTAGGTCATTGACCATGGGCAAACAGATGAAGTTTCAAAGTTCCcattaaaaatggaagatagaaataaaccctaaaccctaaaccatgGGCAAAAGAGATTGAATTTCAATCATTTGTGGTAACATATAAATTGGTAGAAGTATTGATAAAAGTGCAAACAATTGTCAACAatgaaatattgttattataataaatggaCTAAACACAATTGTCAACAATCAAATATTGATAACATTGGAGGGACAAAAGCTGGAAATTAGTTGGAGGCTTGGAAACTCAGCTCAATAGTCAATTCTTGCCTTTCTTCTCAATGAAGGTCCCAATTGAGGGTTGAATACGAAACTTGCCCACTTGTCAACAACaacatcaataataataataatgatgatcaCATATATAAGACTAATACCGTCTGAAATAAGAGAATTGACATCTAATTCAAGTTGAGATATGCTTGTTTTGACTTCCAATGATAAAAGAAGTAATAAAAGGGATGATAATTTGGAACCAACCcataaaacaattattattagataTAGTTTGGTCTGCTCTATAtacatgaaaaatgaatggaaagtccaatagaagaaaaagaaagaatgagaaaatgaACTATGTGGAAATAGAATTAGAGCACTCATCCTGCACAACCATCCTAGCCccagtgtatatatatatattttaaatggggTTGTTGAAAAGGCATAAAAGTAACTCTTCTGAACAAAACTTTAACTCGAATCATTGTCCTTTGTACCTGCAGCGACTTTACGATGACGCCTAGACCTCCTCTCTCGATTACGCCTCGGGGAAGCCTTCCTTGGTAAACTTGATACTCTATCGGACGATGACTCATTGACGGGATTAAGTACAGAAAATGGTGGAGAAGGTGGAAGTGGTGGGGGATGGACAGCCATGGGAGCAGATTGAGCCTTCTGTTCAAGTACATCTCTATGATATTTCTGCAGGCCAAAGAGACGGATTCAAAATAGAAACTTAAAAATTGAGTAATGTCATGGATGTAGGTACACGCAGTTAAAACTTGAAGACAATGGTTTTGGCTTCCACAACTTTATCAACAGCTTGACATTCTCAAACTACTTGATACAATATTTCACAACGTTTTTAAATTCCCTTCAAACAGAAGAACAAAACTCACGTCTTTCCATACAAGAAGTTTTCCCATTCACTAAATGTTGAACGCTCTCCATAAATCAATCAGAAGATAGGAAGATATAGAACAAGAcaagaattacaaaaaaaacaattctgATATTCTAATATTGAAGTAATGGCTACATTTTCAACAATTGTTTTGTTACTATTGTTTGGAATGGGATCGAAAGTTGAATGCGTACAGTTAAGTTTCTTGTAAAAGTAGGAATATACAGAGCACCTTGATATAGTGATCACTGTGAGAAATATGAATGGTTATTTGATAATAGTAATGCTATATacataataatagtaatatatCAGCGGGAGATCTCTACTACAAGAAAGCATAAATGCAATATAGAAAATCTACCTGAATCACGAAATTGCGTCTTTCACAGTCCAAGAACATATTGATTGTCCAATTTGTTTTGGCCATTATTTTGTCCCTCACAGTAGCAAAACTAATTTGATCTCGTGATGTAAAACGATCGACTTCATTGAACCAAAGGCAACTGAACAAATTGCTAATGGGTACATGCTCTCTTAGTATCACGCATCCCTCTGGAACATCTGCAGAAAATCCAAAACAGACAACTCTTACTACCCTGGCTTAACTTATTTCTTTCACGGAGAGTGTGGGAGTAACATACCACTTGTAATGGGAAGCTTGGCTTCGGAATATGGAGTCAAACCTTCCTTCACATAAAAGTCAATCTGAAAGTCGATAGAAGCATTATCATACTTTCCGGCAGCTTTGTTTGCATCAGCTTCCATAAACACATCAAAGCGTTTGTAGTGTTTAGAAATTGCAAATGTAGCATTTTTTCTCCATAAGAACCTGAAATTAGGGACAATTTGGggttaaaaattgaaaagggaGTGTGAGACTTTCAAACCATTCAATAGTCACAGAGTAACTATGCATTTAGACATTCGAAGTtgtagttattattattactatataAATGAAGATTTATAGCGTTTGCCAAACTACAGTTGCTTGTGAGACTCTGAGTTCCAGCGTTAACTTTTTACTTCCtaataattagaaataacCAAAGACTATAACAGGCCACCGACTGTAACATATTAAACTGAAGGAACTTCAGAGTGGGGAAACTCAGGTCTTCCATTATCATTTCCTGTGGAAGGGACCATAGAGTGGCTCTAGGCCTTTCCATCAATACAACCCTTCAGTCTTCAGTTACTGCCACAAAGAGAGGCAAGAAGACAATTTAAACATAAGTAGTCAAAGATCAATGTAATCTAATGCTCATTCATGTAAATAAGCGCACAAAGATATTGAGCAAGATTTAATCAGCCTAATATATGGCATAACCAATAACTATATTGACAGTGGGAAATTGTCAATAAAGTATCGTGGCAGAAATTTGGACCCATTCTAATGGCTCAACAGAAGGGATTGAGATGGTTGAAAACTAGGAGTACTGCCATCACAATGTTCAATGCAGTATTACGAGAACAGAACCCCTCAATAAACTTGCCAAGTTCACAAATAACCAGATGTACCTTTCAAGAAGTTGATATGGGTCCACAACAAGCTCAAGTTTGCCGTCAATCCATAGAGAATACCGAGCATTGGGAAACATTCTGTGGACCAGAAGTTTAGGAATCTGCAACAGTAAAAACACAGGACAAAAGATACGTTTAAGGCATAATTCATACATTTTAGCATCCAGTTTTAAGCACAAATTGATGATACAGAAAATGAAACTAAGAGCAATGGCCAGATAAAAATGTCTTTCTGCtcaagaagatgaaaaagtgGGAAGGAAGGACCCCTGAGAACTACTATGAAGACGTGATTATCTGACTGAGCTTAGTTTCATACACATTGAAACGTATTAACTAAAAGTTAGGAGTTTACTTTTCCAGTACGCCGTGCATCTTTGTAAGGTAAGTTATGGACCACAATAATTCTCCATAAACCAATTTTCTTGCTGCTTTCCAGGATACCAGTTTCCTTTAATGATGCTTCTGTCTCTTCATCAATAAACATGAAGAAGCAAACAGTGTTCTTGGCATATTCACTAATGTTCGTTGGCTGATTTATGACATCAAAATTTCCTGAAGAATAAGTAGTTTGATGAGCAACAAATGATAGATGTTAAcagttaaaaacaaaattgcaaaatcGTACCAAATATTGCAGATGCAACAACTACACCACGACACTGTTCCATATCATGAAGGTCATCATCATTGATATCAAAACCTGTGTTACGACCAGGTTTGATTCCTCCAACAAACCTAATAACAGCATAAACCAACACATAAATccaagataaaataaaaatggaggCGATACAATATTTATCATCAATACATCGAAATAACAGATAACAACAAGAGAGCGGgataaatatgtaaaatgttGTATTCCTAAAATATCATCTGGGCAACCCACACCATGTAGACACTAGGCAAGGGAAAATTGTTgaagtaaaaatgaaagaagaaggatAGAGACAGAAAATAACTAACCCACAATGAACCCTCATCGACTCCCTTATGTCAAAAGAATCTGTCCTCTGAGCTATAGTAGGATATCCACCAAAGTCTGAACCTCCAAACTCTGTCTCTCTTCTTAAATTTTCCtcataaatataatccaaTTTTTTAAGAACGGGTGAATCTGACGAGGCATTTGGCATCAAGGCAACAGCTTCTTCCACGGGAAGGTAACATACTGGACATGCTGaagcataaaaaaaacaaaacttagtCAAGGTGCAAGTTTACCTTGAGAATCCATTGCTGcccaaaaattatattgtcaACTTTGAACAGCAATGAAAATTGATATCTAGTGTGGAAAATTGCAACAGTGCAAGAGTATAAATCTGTTAGAAGGGAACAAAACTTACGTCTCGGACCAGTTCTCTTTTTATCTGCAGGTGGGGGAGGCAATGCAAAATTGTTACATGGGTGTCCTGGTGGAAGAGTGTAACCTAGGAAAAGTGCtggtggaggaggaggaggaggaggaggcgGAGGCGGAGGCGGAGGcggaggtggaggtggagcCAATGAAGATGTCTCTATCCCCTTTGCCATAGAACTACTACTATTATCCATAATATCTTCAGCTGAAGATTCCCTGAAAGTCATAACTATACTATTGTTGATACTGACACGTTGGATATGCTGTCCTTCTCGAGTATCCTCACCTGGAGAGTCATGATCAAAATTAAGCATATGGCTACCTCGTGCAAACACACACAAAGAGAAAAGGATGGAAAAATCTTCAAAGTCCAGCGATTAGAAAAGAGCAAATACTGAATAGTGTAGAAGAATAGGCAGGAACAGCAAAATCCTAAAAGGACAGCATTAATCTACTAACATTTGGTAATCTGAACCATCTGAATCATAAATCTACCACAAAAGTGAACTAAGTCGAATGCtattattagaagaaaaaaaagtagaaagcAATGTAGCTCAAATCTTATTCAACAAGAACATCACAAACATTGTGGCTATATCCACTGATTTCATCCCAcattcataaacataaaaaaaaagtaaaatattcatataaatttgatgaatgtcaaaacaaaaaaaatcttcaacattcaaattctcaGCTAAACACTAAACCCAGaaccaatttaatttcttaaaacaatcAGAAATTCCAAGATTCCAGCAGCAGCTAACAACTAAAGACAAAAAGGATTGTATATCTAAACGCAAAAGAGAGACTCGAACCTTTGCCCACGTAGAGTACCCATAAGAAAACCGCAGCAGAAACAACACAAAGAAGCAGCATCCCAACCTTCTTTCTACCGACGAACTTACAGATCCAAGGAAACAGATAATCCTTCTCCTTCATCATTTTGGAAGGCTTACGAGCTGTTTGGATCGGTGAAACTACGTTATTCAACTGTTTATCCAATGCCCCGTAACTCCCTGAGCGAAGTCCCAATGACCCTCCAGTCATTGTTTCTCCAAACTAACATGTGCTCTTCTCATAACCCTTTATAATCTCGTCCACAACAAACCCACcaaggaaaaacaaaacctCTCTAATTTGTGCTTCAAAGCTCAAAGATTTCAATACCCtcctctaaaaaaaatcaaccccAAACTCTCTGGGTTCTTCAAAATTACGCTAGTCTTTGTAAACCCAAATGTAGTTTGAGATTTCACAACATGAATACTAGTTAGGAGTTTGGGTAGGAGCAGGATCAAATCCCCTATATCTAAGGGGATGTTGCTTGGGAATAAacgaagaaaaagagaattgtTTTTTAGGGAGAGATTGGGAAGCAGATAGATTAGAAGGAgggaatgaatgaatgaatctaggttttttgaaattgagaataatCTGGGATCACAATACCAAATTAATCAACTTTGGCactcaatttaaatttagtttttgttgatttgatatGGAAGTGATCCAGCGGTTGAATATTCATCCCATTTTTAtggttctttctttctttattttttacaaatgtaaattataatttccaaaattccaaaagaaaaagagaagtaaaaaagaaaaaaaagaaaatatttaaattattttctttaatggaAAGGAATTTCTTGATAGGCTAACGTGCACCATGTGGGAGATCATTCCTTGACCTCTAGTTCTCACCTAATGAGATACGGTGTCACCGTCCTATCTCCATTTACAAACGGACATCTGTCCTTATTATCAAAACATAAACCTAATAATCTAACCCATTTATATccaataaattcaaattaaaaacaaattttgtttttttcttagaaatttaaatctcCTCTAGAGTCTCCacaatttattcaattaaaaaataaaatcctcaattatttgaaattattatcatatttgaCAATCTCATCATTCAATAGACATCATGTtattagtaaaattaaaataatcatttttaaaagtttaaggacCAGaccaaacattttttaaagtttaacgacgaaaataaaacaagataaaaagtttatgaatcaaaatatgatttaaactatatatttttttaagataataaTGTTAGTAAATGTCCTCTgctattgtttgtttttcttccaaGAAAAAAGTATTCAATAGTTGAGATGTATTATTCACGACTAAAAgtatttaatattcttttaaaaaaattagaactaTTAGTGCACAATAACTCCGCCACCACAATATTTTATGGTACAATTCATGTTATCTTAAAAGGGTTTAAATTCCCAAAATTCACATTTGATtgtatacaaataaaaaattattataaatgatagacgggtaaaaatatttacaaaatatagctatttttaagttaataataaaatctcataTTTTTCTCTAAGTCAGTTGAtatctatataatataaaatttggttgtattttagatctatatttgaaaacaccattaaaaaaataaatgaatattatagaatatttattttaaaccaaaaatcaattaaaatattataaaatattgcaaaatctatctatttaaatttattgtctAACATACACGGTCTATCCATACAATTAATAGTATTTGATGCTGcacataaaatattaaaaatatttagaaaacaaatctTTGTATAATAACTTATacttttcttataatttaaagaattGAGTATCTTAccatatcaaataataatattgatgtAAAAGGATTTAGTATATTGCCTTAACAATAATAGTTTGTTTTGCtttctaaaaaactaaataataataataataataaaagtaatcAAGTTTTTGTCGGTATCTCTTTTAAAATGCACCTATAAAAGTGGTTTCAATTGGCCTTCCATTTGTAGTtgaattgattaattgtttgtaaacaaatttaataaaattatacctATTGAAAATGACTTAAtgaatatatctttttaaattttaaatcttccCATTAGTATCTCATGATCATAATTTAACTAGAAAGGGacacataataataataataataatttggttgTTGATTTGATCCTAAAATAAGTTGGTTGTTgattttatctcaaaataattttggtagttcaaattatataacaatctctctatattttgttttatttttcttaaagaggatttgtttttctttttctttcttctgataacgaaaatgaaactaaaaaatatactattaagtgattcaattattaattttcgtCTATcgttatttttcatctttaattagtttattagagTGGTCAATGAAAATTTAGCATCTTTTTGGTGAGTTAACCGGTCATCAATGCTCTTTACTTggtatatataaacaaaactcaaatattatCAATGCGGtaaaaaacctatttttaCTAATTATAAATCCACCATAATCTAACAACATTAAAGTAAATACATTATAACCGTAATGTAGCAACATTAAAGTATCATTGAtgctttctttctattttgttaaGCACCACTATACTATGCTGGAAACATTGTATATAGTTGATTTTAGTTTGATGAAAATCTTTCACATGTGTAGATTCTTTATTAATAGTtgttctttttagtttttttcttgaaaaaaatagtctaGCAATATTGAAGAatgataaaatcaaatatgtcattttttttcttttcatttcctttatttttttatttatttatatcccTTTATGTTTGTTGGGGACTTATGGAATGTAGTGATAAGTAGGATGGTATAAATTAGTATTGGGGTGAGATGTTAGTTTTAATGGAAGAGGTGGTATTGTTGTATTGTATGTATATACGTGTGTATGTGTAAAAATCATTCGTAAAGATTATTTGTAATGTTTTATCATACTTTagcatttaaatttataaaactaaattgtaccttttaaaatttgtaatttaacatatTAGTTATAATAGTTAATGTTCATATCGTGTTGTTTTTTAGGCAAACTAACAACCTATGGGTGAAAACTAATCATAGTTATAAACTATTTGTATCAGTACAATTTTTCAATACAATATGTTTCGATTAAAACTTTTCCACGtgaaaaatcttattttactttgtatcttttggaaaatgagaaaatttatctatatatttgaTCCTCAAtcatctttctttaaaaaaaatttatcatagtttctaaatttaccatttaaaaagattattaattcataaaattttaaatactttatttgttattgtaaaactattttagtcttggtcatatttatatttacaattttatctaaaatcagatatcaatattttatatatctaataaGTGCATGTACTTActgttattattctttaaaaaataaaattttgaatgaactAAGATATTTAAAACGTCTTATATTAactatctaaatattttttttctttaattataagtttgagtctttatttttatttattataaatggaaCTAGTTGCCGGCTTGTGAAGGAAGATAAAGAAGCTAATTAAGTTGGCCTATTGATTGgtcatatttattaaataattacatttttattttttctattttagaaaagaaatttaattgatttggaTTGATTGAAGATATTAAAATAGATAGctttacataaattaaattaagtgaGGAtgcaattttagttttaatttgaagagATATTCTAGTTGGGATCTCCATTCATCAAGATGATCGAATAGTTGAAGTAAGTAGTTAAGTTATATTCATGTTtgacttaaaataaaaacatgggTTTGGTTATGTGTATGCTTGTATGTATTACATATATgcatgtatatgtatgtatatgtattaaaatgttaatatagTAGACTTTAAAAAGATTAACTAACATAAACATCTGTATAGACGTATATTTGAGATATACCTAGTattgttgaaacaaaaatttggtagacaaatataattaataacaatcgAGTGTTTAGAATAGGAAGTTAGTTATTACGATAggatatataatatttgaaatatgatttataatttaaaatatttaatcttacacaattattcatttaacattcaaacataaaaataataaaatatatatatatatatagtgagtTGCGGCCGTCGGTGCATTTGGACAAAACAAACCCTAAAAAGATTTGCTTTTGAAGCAATCTGTTGTATTTTCTCTGTTCATTGCTTATGATCGCATGTCAATCCAATCCCCACTTCACACTCATCATCCTATGTCTTCTCTCTCTACATGTACCTACAATTGTAATATCtaaacaaactaaataaattcaaaattttcaatcttagcaattgtatttttcaattcCTTCCATGCTATTTAAGCCGATATGGTTTGcctatatttttcaattctgGCTATGCTATTTAAGCCCTAGGGATGTAACATATGTTAGTTTGTGAGATCATTGATTGAGTTTGATATACTTTTTCTAGTGTACTTGTTTGAAGGAAAAGACATTGTTGTTTGAGTGTG
This genomic interval carries:
- the LOC101209711 gene encoding uncharacterized protein LOC101209711; its protein translation is MTGGSLGLRSGSYGALDKQLNNVVSPIQTARKPSKMMKEKDYLFPWICKFVGRKKVGMLLLCVVSAAVFLWVLYVGKGEDTREGQHIQRVSINNSIVMTFRESSAEDIMDNSSSSMAKGIETSSLAPPPPPPPPPPPPPPPPPPPPALFLGYTLPPGHPCNNFALPPPPADKKRTGPRPCPVCYLPVEEAVALMPNASSDSPVLKKLDYIYEENLRRETEFGGSDFGGYPTIAQRTDSFDIRESMRVHCGFVGGIKPGRNTGFDINDDDLHDMEQCRGVVVASAIFGNFDVINQPTNISEYAKNTVCFFMFIDEETEASLKETGILESSKKIGLWRIIVVHNLPYKDARRTGKIPKLLVHRMFPNARYSLWIDGKLELVVDPYQLLERFLWRKNATFAISKHYKRFDVFMEADANKAAGKYDNASIDFQIDFYVKEGLTPYSEAKLPITSDVPEGCVILREHVPISNLFSCLWFNEVDRFTSRDQISFATVRDKIMAKTNWTINMFLDCERRNFVIQKYHRDVLEQKAQSAPMAVHPPPLPPSPPFSVLNPVNESSSDRVSSLPRKASPRRNRERRSRRHRKVAAGTKDNDSS